In Sorghum bicolor cultivar BTx623 chromosome 8, Sorghum_bicolor_NCBIv3, whole genome shotgun sequence, one genomic interval encodes:
- the LOC110437506 gene encoding uncharacterized protein LOC110437506: MAASPPRPPPSPSDSRALPAPTPPKAVTPPTASSSPFVRLPLRRSRRSPLSPLRFLPGVRPLGSSCTTLLLLLLVSSSSVFSSVLFLLSVLVKSILHSSWIAFGNSRGLPFLVCVLGGINLEIQSLGDEIKTAKKQNGQKPASPSLTSEVAASLMAMELETDHLARRQQSRRQAKGQQQQQQQRQNAPSPKPPAPAAAAAGGLSAEAFLALACVAVSLVVLPLVLPPLPPPPPLLLLVPVCLLLLLAALATFVPSADVRTMASSYL, translated from the coding sequence ATGGCGGCCTCCCCACCACGCCCACCCCCCTCCCCTTCCGATTCCCGCGCCCTGCCCGCCCCCACGCCGCCAAAAGCGGTGACACCgcccaccgcctcctcctccccgttCGTTCGGCTACCGTTGCGCCGCAGCCGCAGGTCGCCATTAAGTCCTCTGCGCTTTTTGCCCGGCGTGCGTCCTCTTGGTTCTTCTTGCAcaactctgctgctgctgctgctggtttcCTCCAGCTCTGTTTTTTCTTCCGTTCTTTTCCTCCTGTCAGTCCTGGTCAAATCCATCCTCCATTCCTCCTGGATCGCTTTTGGAAATTCCCGCGGGCTGCCGTTCTTGGTTTGTGTTCTTGGTGGTATTAATCTGGAGATCCAATCACTTGGGGACGAGATCAAGACCGCCAAGAAACAGAACGGGCAAAAGCCGGCATCGCCAAGCTTAACATCAGAGGTTGCCGCGTCGCTCATGGCGATGGAGTTGGAGACGGACCACCTCGCCAGGCGGCAGCAGAGCAGGAGGCAGGCCAagggccagcagcagcagcagcagcagcgccagAACGCGCCGTCGCCCAAGCCTCctgctccggcggcggcggcagcgggcgGGCTGAGCGCCGAGGCGTTCCTGGCGCTGGCGTGCGTGGCCGTGTCGCTCGTCGTGCTGCCGCTCGTcctgccgccgctgccgcccccgccgccgctgctgctgctcgtgcccgtctgcctgctcctgctcctcgcCGCGCTCGCCACCTTCGTGCCGTCGGCGGATGTCAGGACCATGGCGTCCTCCTACTTGTAA